The genomic stretch GAATATAATAGCACTCTTTCTTCCAAAAAATGTTACCACACTTTGTCAACCAATGGATCAAGGTGTGTAGGCTCCTACAAAGAAGAGACATAGAAGCAAGCTTCTTTTGTCTTAAGTCCTTTCCTTGGATGAAAGTTGTGAATCTCAGTAGTAAGTTGCTTGATGAACTTGACTTAATCTATGATCATGAGATTAATTACAGCACCCTTGTGAGCTCGTGGAGAAAAATTTTGAACCATTTATGAAACGAGTTTCCTGATGTATTACAAGAAGCTGacagtaattttgaatttatcagCATTATGAAAAAATACATGGATACCAAGATATTCCACACAACGATATTGAAGTATGGATTGATCTTAATGGAGCCAGTGACCATTTGAATAAGAATATATAGTCACCGTTACAAAGATTAAAGGAGAGATGACGAAAAGCCAACTCTGACATTGACAAGGAAATCAATCCATTAGCAGCAAAAAGTATGACATAAGATACTTTGAGGGAATTTTGCAGTTGAACAGGGTTCATCTGCAATAGAGATTTATCTCTTTCATCGCATTAACAATGAATCTTCCAGACATTGAGTTCTATGTGAGAAACAGACATCTATCAAGAAGTTATACATGAGGTTAATTCTAAGGTTTACATGGTTAGTGTCATATCAATGTCAAAGGCAACTACTGTAGTTCACACCacgtcgaaacattgcttacacagtCATCGGATGCTAAACTGAAACACTGAGTCACGTTGAAGTTGTTTCTATTTGATGGCCTATACTTATATGGTTTGTTAGCATAGTCTCACTGTACACACAATTCCAAGTGTGTTCATGATGTTTTTGACAAAAAGTCTATCAACACTGCAAAGcaattattcttattaaatatttatgtttctttgtAAATCTCAGCTCTAAAGTCATAAATGGACATAATGTacttgttttctttgtttttacaGGCTTTATCTACATTCACAATAGTGGTATCAAGAAGACCAATGTAGAACTTTTTACTGACAAAGAATGGCTGAGGCAGGAAAAGCTTGTCAAGCTCAATTCCTGGAGTTTCAAACCGAACTTCATACAAATATACTACCTGTTTGAAGTCTACAACCTTAAAACCAAACGAATAAGATAGGACTAACAGTGAACTCGAAACAATGCTCTGACCATTATAGAACTGAGTGCCTCTTTCCATTACCTTGAAGTTGTTAGGATCAATTGAATGCCAAATGTAGAAATTTTTCTCTTTAACAGAAAGTATTACATACTTTTCTGTTGCAACAACCCAAAAGAAGTGAGGGACTTCTCTGTTGCTGAAAGTGGTTCTTATCTCGTTCTGGGTGCTTCTGTCCCAGAATCTGATGCATCCAGAGTGTCCTATGTTGTACCATGCCACTATGATATTATCAGTCATGATTTTCGAAACATCTTCCAAAAACACACTGTCAAACAACAACAAATCAAAAAGCCAATGTTTAAGGTGCAGGTTAAAACTTTTCAGAACAAGATTATGTGTGGGTAGAAGCAACACTATGTTCAAAATCTCACCATAAAATGAAAAATCATATATATCAATATGAGGAAAACATAGATTCTCACTGAATTCCTCTTGGTTTCTCAGATTGATAATTTTCAACAGGTGGTATATTTCACCCTTAGTTGTGATCACAGCAAAGAACTCATCTGACAAACAGTACACCCTTTTTTCACAGTAGAATTTTTTACAGTCAGGGAAAGTCTTAACGATCTCATAAAACTCTCTATTTTCTAGTGAATATATCACTGTGTCTGAACCAGTCTTCAATAACAAGTTTGAATTGCTTGTTTTCAAAACTGTACCTGGTAAAGTTTGGAT from Homalodisca vitripennis isolate AUS2020 chromosome 2, UT_GWSS_2.1, whole genome shotgun sequence encodes the following:
- the LOC124353944 gene encoding uncharacterized protein LOC124353944, which gives rise to MSLTSLPLEVLEAIMMYVDATDLVNVWKSVGFDSSETFWRKMCEREGYKKDLEEDESWRDVFVIRTNWLSYKNCVKREYEFITKTKMQVFAHMMCAKPLRGTLCGENLILDDGCEVSVWNIDDGPKLIQTLPGTVLKTSNSNLLLKTGSDTVIYSLENREFYEIVKTFPDCKKFYCEKRVYCLSDEFFAVITTKGEIYHLLKIINLRNQEEFSENLCFPHIDIYDFSFYGEILNIVLLLPTHNLVLKSFNLHLKHWLFDLLLFDSVFLEDVSKIMTDNIIVAWYNIGHSGCIRFWDRSTQNEIRTTFSNREVPHFFWVVATEKYVILSVKEKNFYIWHSIDPNNFKVMERGTQFYNGQSIVSSSLLVLSYSFGFKVVDFKQVVYLYEVRFETPGIELDKLFLPQPFFVSKKFYIGLLDTTIVNVDKACKNKENKYIMSIYDFRAEIYKET